TCTGACCGAGCATGGTTTCAAATGAGCCGCGGAAGGTCAGTGGTGCGTCAAGCCGATAATCCGTCACGGATACTGGCCAGATAACCGTCCAGTGCGATGATGCGCCTGATTCACAGCGGGTATCCTGCGCCCATTTCATCAACATTTCCCGAAGAGTCGTTCCCGATGGCGCCAGCCAGGTTTTACCCTGAACCACAGGTGCGACTGGTTCCCCGGTGGCTGGTTGTGCTTTAACTACCGCTGTTGGTGCCTTCATCGGTTTTGTTGTTACAGAGGATGTGCTGGTTTTAACCGCTGCCGTCGGTATGGGTTGGGTCACCTCCGGTCCGCTGAACGGATTTCTCGGCGCGCCAGACGCCTGTGGCGGCGCAGGGAGGTTTCCAGTGGACAGTGCAGGGACGGTCATCTGAGCGGTTTGCCCCTTTCGCTGCAATGTGACGGCATGACGATCCCAGTCCAGCTGACCCTGGATGGATTGCTCTGTCAGCAGACGGTTGAGCACCCTGGTCCACTGGTCATTGGTGTCGACCGAGACGATACGGGTATTCAGTACAGGTCGCAGGGCATTCTCATAGTTCAGCGTCCAGCCAGTCGGAATGATGCGCCTGACCCACTGTTCGAAAGTGAGGTTACGCACCTGTGATAATGACAGAACGGCAACGGGACCTGGTGTGCCGGTAAATGTGAGTGCCGGCAGCGCTGGATTCATGATGGGGCTCACTGAGCTGACTTGTTTTGCGGAGGAGGCCATCATTGTTG
This portion of the Enterobacter chengduensis genome encodes:
- a CDS encoding toxin co-regulated pilus biosynthesis Q family protein gives rise to the protein MKKLALPLLIPSLLSSCAGFNNRNIAPDTPALVFVDGQISDSADIITQTQRRIAPPAATPVPVRQPTSVAVTSQTSPLPQPTMMASSAKQVSSVSPIMNPALPALTFTGTPGPVAVLSLSQVRNLTFEQWVRRIIPTGWTLNYENALRPVLNTRIVSVDTNDQWTRVLNRLLTEQSIQGQLDWDRHAVTLQRKGQTAQMTVPALSTGNLPAPPQASGAPRNPFSGPEVTQPIPTAAVKTSTSSVTTKPMKAPTAVVKAQPATGEPVAPVVQGKTWLAPSGTTLREMLMKWAQDTRCESGASSHWTVIWPVSVTDYRLDAPLTFRGSFETMLGQMFDLYRSAQKPLYAEASRMQCVVSVTDTPAGR